From the genome of Nicotiana sylvestris chromosome 2, ASM39365v2, whole genome shotgun sequence, one region includes:
- the LOC104219703 gene encoding probable pectinesterase/pectinesterase inhibitor 46, translated as MALPNENDQESVAARKKTIKRISIIAISSIVLVGCIVAAVVGITLGKNDGNSGNQSKSFSTAIKAICDITLYPQSCYSSLGPLAKSNNLKPQDIYKLSVQVATDELSRASDDFFNMPELKNISDPMAVKALESCHELISLSLDSLNESLSIPNKSFSEAFSDLKTRLSAAGTYQQTCIEGFGNVTYAFASIASHNFKNSGEYTSNSLAIIDNIDQSIQNSIDSMDSLGGIGRRRRLMNFDGDFPSWMGSNDRKLLQSSKGKNSTKVDVVVAKDGSGDFITITKALQAVPEKSNKRFVIYVKKGVYVENVRVEKKKWNVMMIGDGMDATIVSGSLNFIDGTPTFQTATFAVFGKGFIARDMGFRNTAGAAKHQAVALMSTADLSVFYRCKFDAYQDTLYTHSNRQFYRECSIYGTVDFIFGNSAVVFQNCHILPKKPMPGQKNTITAQGKIDPNQNTGISIQNCTIWPSANLTGVSTFLGRPWKNYSTTVIMYTTMASFIDPTGWLPWVGTTAPDTIFYAEYRNFGPGAVTKNRVNWKGLKLNITSKEANKFSVQKFIQGDKWLPSTGVSFKKDISVG; from the exons ATGGCCCTTCCTAATGAAAATGATCAAGAAAGTGTGGCTGCTCGCAAAAAAACAATCAAGAGGATCAGTATTATTGCCATTTCTTCCATAGTTCTTGTTGGTTGTATTGTGGCTGCTGTAGTTGGAATAACTCTTGGCAAAAATGATGGGAATTCAGGCAACCAATCCAAGTCTTTTTCCACAGCTATCAAAGCTATTTGTGACATAACCTTATATCCTCAATCTTGTTACAGTAGTCTTGGTCCTCTAGCCAAATCAAACAACCTTAAACCTCAAGATATTTACAAATTATCCGTCCAAGTTGCTACCGACGAATTGTCAAGAGCTTCAGATGACTTCTTCAATATGCCAGAATTGAAGAATATATCTGATCCTATGGCTGTCAAGGCCTTGGAAAGTTGTCATGAACTTATTTCACTTTCACTAGATAGCCTGAATGAATCTCTTTCGATCCCAAACAAGTCATTTTCCGAGGCGTTTTCTGATCTCAAAACAAGGCTAAGCGCAGCTGGAACTTACCAACAAACATGCATTGAGGGTTTTGGGAATGTTACTTATGCTTTTGCTAGTATTGCTTCCCATAATTTTAAGAACTCAGGCGAATATACTAGTAACAGTTTGGCTATTATTGATAACATTGATCAATCAATTCAGAATTCTATTGACTCAATGGATTCCTTGGGTGGAATCGGGAGAAGACGTCGATTGATGAATTTTGATGGAGATTTTCCAAGCTGGATGGGTTCGAATGATAGGAAATTGCTTCAATCTTCAAAAGGAAAAAATTCGACCAAAGTGGATGTTGTGGTGGCTAAAGATGGCTCTGGGGATTTTATTACTATTACTAAGGCTCTTCAGGCTGTGCCTGAGAAGAGTAACAAGAGGTTTGTGATTTATGTGAAAAAGGGTGTTTATGTTGAGAATGTTAGGGTTGAGAAGAAGAAATGGAATGTTATGATGATTGGTGATGGAATGGATGCTACCATTGTTTCTGGCTCTCTCAACTTTATAGATGGCACTCCCACTTTTCAAACTGCAACTTTTG CTGTGTTTGGCAAGGGATTCATAGCTCGTGACATGGGGTTCCGCAACACAGCAGGTGCAGCCAAGCATCAAGCAGTTGCCCTAATGTCAACTGCTGATCTCTCTGTCTTTTATCGCTGCAAATTCGATGCATACCAAGACACGTTATACACACACTCCAATCGTCAATTCTACAGAGAATGCAGTATCTATGGCACAGTTGACTTCATATTTGGTAATTCAGCAGTTGTGTTCCAAAACTGCCACATACTTCCTAAGAAACCAATGCCTGGTCAAAAGAATACCATCACGGCTCAAGGCAAGATCGACCCCAATCAAAACACTGGCATTTCtattcaaaattgcacaatttggcCCTCAGCAAATCTCACTGGAGTTAGTACTTTCTTGGGTAGGCCATGGAAAAACTATTCAACAACCGTTATTATGTATACAACAATGGCCAGCTTTATTGATCCTACAGGGTGGTTACCTTGGGTGGGTACTACAGCACCAGATACTATTTTCTATGCTGAATATAGAAACTTCGGACCTGGGGCTGTTACTAAAAATAGAGTCAACTGGAAAGGATTGAAATTGAATATTACTAGTAAAGAAGCTAACAAGTTTTCTGTTCAAAAATTCATTCAAGGTGACAAATGGCTCCCATCTACAGGAGTCAGCTTCAAAAAGGATATCTCAGTCGGATGA